The following coding sequences are from one Methanohalophilus halophilus window:
- a CDS encoding FeoA family protein, whose product MKSQMPLAMSPPGQSCRICEVCAGRGLKRRLVELGLTPNSIIQPLECRRGCLLVSINGTRYALGRGMANKIMVQPVYGEVSQFG is encoded by the coding sequence ATGAAATCACAGATGCCTCTTGCAATGTCTCCACCAGGGCAGTCATGCCGTATCTGTGAGGTGTGTGCCGGCAGAGGATTGAAAAGAAGGCTTGTGGAGCTGGGCCTGACTCCGAATTCCATCATCCAGCCCCTGGAATGCAGAAGGGGTTGCCTCCTTGTATCCATCAATGGTACACGTTATGCTCTGGGTAGGGGAATGGCCAATAAAATCATGGTTCAGCCTGTTTATGGGGAGGTGTCACAGTTTGGCTGA
- the scpB gene encoding SMC-Scp complex subunit ScpB, translating into MSDREIVEAALFAAGSAVEIQKLQKILNKDKKQVTKLVETLIREYEEREAGLEIVDLGERYVMQVRSKYSDIIRPFAPRELNSPMLRTLSMIAYHQPVVQSDIVDMRGNKAYDHIRELQNRGFIESTPQGRTKLLSTTPLFADYFGLEENKPELIRNKMIELSKQQSGKEGLDRWLGRRFVGFTPMYESLAQMCGIKDYRMVDAYNPTEEELQTLDTVYKMVISRGYKEKVEKYYSGEVIEAGSTTFDDLEEAVNILKSEGDPARVKETLEMLEELKNEYRSRAMTISARVTPETEMVARIVKDLHIGVSKDGILIAPDYETNASGEEIGRDADIFVPSHRNLEGGLIERVKSKYDAVIKGLRKAEEGKAI; encoded by the coding sequence ATGTCCGACAGGGAAATTGTTGAAGCTGCACTTTTTGCAGCAGGTAGTGCAGTTGAGATACAGAAACTGCAAAAAATACTTAACAAAGATAAAAAGCAGGTCACAAAACTTGTAGAAACTCTCATCCGGGAATATGAAGAAAGGGAAGCAGGTCTGGAAATCGTGGACCTGGGTGAAAGATATGTCATGCAGGTCAGATCAAAGTATTCTGATATCATCCGTCCCTTTGCACCCCGGGAGCTGAATTCTCCCATGCTACGCACCCTTTCCATGATAGCCTACCATCAACCTGTAGTACAATCCGATATTGTAGATATGCGCGGCAACAAGGCATATGATCATATCCGTGAATTGCAAAACCGGGGATTTATTGAAAGCACCCCACAAGGCAGGACAAAACTGCTCTCCACAACCCCTCTTTTTGCAGATTATTTCGGTCTTGAGGAAAATAAACCCGAACTTATCCGCAACAAGATGATAGAACTTTCAAAACAACAAAGTGGCAAAGAAGGACTTGACCGCTGGCTTGGACGCAGGTTTGTCGGATTTACCCCCATGTATGAATCCCTGGCACAGATGTGTGGAATCAAAGATTACCGCATGGTAGATGCTTATAATCCCACCGAGGAAGAACTTCAGACCCTTGATACGGTTTACAAAATGGTTATTTCCCGTGGATATAAGGAAAAGGTGGAGAAATATTATTCAGGAGAGGTTATCGAAGCCGGGTCCACCACATTTGATGACCTTGAAGAAGCCGTTAACATACTGAAAAGCGAGGGAGACCCGGCCAGAGTAAAGGAAACCCTGGAGATGCTCGAGGAACTTAAGAATGAATACCGATCAAGAGCCATGACCATAAGTGCCAGGGTTACCCCGGAAACCGAGATGGTGGCACGCATTGTTAAAGATCTGCATATCGGCGTTTCAAAAGATGGGATACTAATTGCCCCGGATTACGAAACAAACGCTTCAGGAGAGGAGATCGGGAGGGATGCGGATATCTTTGTCCCAAGCCATCGTAACCTGGAAGGCGGCCTTATAGAGAGGGTCAAAAGCAAATATGATGCTGTTATCAAGGGTCTGCGGAAGGCAGAAGAAGGTAAAGCTATTTAA
- a CDS encoding CGGC domain-containing protein, whose product MTDNKKIAVVRCAIVAEACPGIGCFKAFNEKAVAFSDYEENTEMTAFFTCGGCPGRRVFRLARSLKKYGVETVHLSSCMQMENYPECPHVDSIMQTLENAGIEVVEGTHH is encoded by the coding sequence ATGACAGATAATAAGAAAATAGCAGTAGTTCGCTGTGCTATTGTTGCAGAAGCCTGCCCGGGAATTGGTTGTTTCAAGGCATTCAATGAAAAAGCAGTCGCTTTTAGTGACTACGAGGAAAATACAGAAATGACAGCTTTTTTCACATGCGGCGGGTGTCCGGGAAGGAGGGTTTTCAGGCTTGCACGCTCCCTGAAAAAATACGGAGTGGAAACAGTACATCTCAGTTCCTGTATGCAAATGGAAAACTATCCGGAATGCCCTCATGTGGATTCAATAATGCAGACTCTGGAAAATGCAGGAATTGAAGTTGTGGAAGGTACACATCATTAA
- the feoB gene encoding ferrous iron transport protein B: MGRCHSLAEKIKVAVAGNPNVGKTTIFNALTGARQKVGNWPGVTVEKKIGTKNHNGHVLEIIDLPGTYSLTAYSADEVVARDYILEEKPDVVVQVLDSTNLERNLYLTTQLLEMGTNLILALNMSDRAEMRGDFIDVQRLESLLGVSAIKTVAGEGKGIDALLDSIVTKKEQNIPLPHEIGYGGMVEEKICALEEIIKGDPEISKHYPPRWITVKLLEGDDNVIFKLSSESIKGKVQDFLSAIDNEEYEVEMADKRYEFISTLMPQVCTTCADEVSPSDMVDKVVTNKYLGIPIFLILMWGMFELTFAFATPFMELIDMFFGWLAAAVISNIETVWLASLLGDGIIAGVGSVLLFVPNIFILFFAIALLESSGYMARAAFIMDKLMYTMGLQGKSFIPMLMGFGCSVPAIMATRTLEDEKDRLITMMVTPFMSCGARLPVYILLAGTFFGRQAGSVIFGLYVLGILVAIVSAKLFRTFLARGQPSPFIMELPPYTKPSLKDSLRHMWNEGYLYLRKVGTVIIGGVVLIWLLAYFPQGAEYGSAGSLIGSLGKLIEPLVAPLGFDWKIAVALVFGFAAKEIVVGSLGTLYGTGGGEALSSALMADPGFTPAIALGLMVFTLLYVPCIGAVAAIKKETGSWKWMFFQAAYSTAVAWVLAMVTILVGNMVL; this comes from the coding sequence ATGGGGAGGTGTCACAGTTTGGCTGAAAAAATAAAAGTTGCAGTGGCAGGTAACCCCAATGTGGGGAAAACCACGATATTCAATGCCCTAACAGGGGCACGCCAGAAGGTGGGTAACTGGCCCGGCGTTACTGTGGAAAAAAAGATAGGAACAAAGAATCATAATGGGCATGTCCTGGAAATAATAGACTTGCCGGGCACTTACAGTTTAACGGCTTATTCAGCAGATGAGGTGGTTGCCAGGGATTATATCCTTGAAGAAAAACCTGATGTTGTTGTACAGGTCCTGGATTCCACAAATCTGGAAAGAAATCTTTATCTCACGACACAATTGCTTGAAATGGGCACCAATCTGATTCTTGCCTTGAACATGTCAGATCGTGCTGAAATGCGCGGCGATTTTATTGATGTCCAGAGACTGGAAAGCCTTCTTGGTGTTTCCGCTATCAAAACTGTTGCAGGTGAAGGCAAAGGGATAGATGCACTTCTTGATTCTATCGTGACAAAAAAAGAGCAGAACATACCCCTGCCTCATGAGATCGGTTATGGTGGCATGGTGGAAGAGAAGATATGTGCGCTGGAGGAAATAATTAAAGGTGATCCGGAAATATCCAAACACTATCCTCCCCGCTGGATAACTGTAAAATTGCTGGAAGGTGATGATAATGTCATTTTCAAATTATCTTCAGAAAGCATTAAAGGAAAAGTACAGGATTTCCTGTCGGCTATCGACAATGAGGAATATGAAGTTGAGATGGCAGACAAGAGATATGAATTTATAAGTACCCTGATGCCTCAGGTTTGTACAACCTGTGCTGACGAAGTATCTCCCTCGGACATGGTGGATAAGGTAGTCACCAATAAGTATCTGGGTATTCCAATATTCCTGATACTTATGTGGGGCATGTTCGAGCTGACCTTTGCTTTTGCCACTCCCTTCATGGAACTGATCGACATGTTCTTTGGGTGGCTGGCGGCAGCGGTTATCTCAAATATTGAAACTGTTTGGCTTGCTTCCCTTCTGGGTGATGGCATCATTGCCGGTGTAGGTTCTGTCCTGCTCTTTGTGCCCAATATTTTCATCCTGTTCTTTGCCATCGCCCTGCTTGAAAGCAGTGGCTACATGGCACGTGCAGCATTCATTATGGACAAACTCATGTATACAATGGGACTGCAGGGTAAGTCCTTCATCCCGATGCTCATGGGCTTTGGTTGTTCTGTTCCGGCTATTATGGCAACCCGTACACTAGAGGATGAAAAAGATCGCCTCATAACGATGATGGTTACGCCTTTCATGTCCTGTGGCGCAAGGTTGCCCGTCTACATACTGCTTGCAGGAACATTTTTCGGTCGCCAGGCAGGATCGGTAATTTTTGGCCTGTACGTACTGGGGATACTTGTGGCTATTGTTTCGGCCAAACTCTTCCGGACCTTTCTCGCCAGGGGCCAACCTTCCCCCTTTATAATGGAACTTCCCCCCTATACCAAACCTTCACTGAAGGATTCCCTGCGGCATATGTGGAATGAGGGCTACCTTTACCTCCGCAAGGTCGGGACAGTAATTATCGGAGGAGTCGTGCTGATCTGGTTGCTTGCCTATTTCCCGCAAGGCGCGGAATATGGCAGTGCTGGCAGTCTGATAGGTTCGCTGGGTAAATTGATCGAGCCACTAGTAGCCCCACTTGGATTTGACTGGAAGATAGCCGTTGCACTGGTCTTTGGCTTTGCCGCAAAGGAAATTGTAGTAGGTTCCCTGGGAACCCTGTACGGTACCGGTGGGGGGGAAGCATTGTCCTCAGCCCTCATGGCAGATCCGGGTTTCACTCCTGCAATAGCTCTGGGTCTAATGGTTTTTACTCTGCTCTATGTGCCCTGCATAGGAGCTGTTGCAGCTATCAAGAAAGAAACAGGTTCCTGGAAATGGATGTTTTTCCAGGCAGCCTACTCGACTGCGGTAGCCTGGGTGCTGGCAATGGTGACAATCCTTGTCGGAAATATGGTTCTTTAA
- a CDS encoding FeoC-like transcriptional regulator translates to MVAGYKYVLKKMAEMDQRGSISFNALSEGMDMNTRQLKGMLELMENMGHVRKIGDINARPELLSCGPCKSCGCCNSGISYGNTYQLTDKGRRVCST, encoded by the coding sequence ATGGTTGCGGGATACAAGTATGTATTGAAAAAAATGGCAGAAATGGACCAGAGGGGCAGCATCTCCTTTAATGCTCTCTCTGAAGGAATGGATATGAATACCCGGCAGCTAAAGGGCATGCTGGAGTTAATGGAAAATATGGGGCATGTCAGGAAAATCGGGGATATCAATGCCAGGCCCGAGCTTCTTTCCTGTGGCCCCTGCAAATCATGTGGATGCTGTAATAGTGGGATTTCCTATGGTAATACATACCAGCTTACCGACAAAGGTCGGAGGGTGTGCAGTACCTGA
- a CDS encoding FeoA family protein, translating into MTEKTLDLLDVGQNARVIQVKGKGPSRRRLLEMGMVPGVGLSVIKRAPMGDPVDFKLKGYNLSLRKQEAQMVVVEVLGGIQ; encoded by the coding sequence ATGACTGAAAAAACATTGGATCTATTGGATGTGGGCCAGAATGCCCGTGTAATCCAGGTAAAAGGCAAAGGTCCTTCCAGGCGGCGCCTGCTTGAAATGGGAATGGTGCCTGGTGTTGGTCTTAGTGTGATCAAAAGGGCCCCGATGGGTGACCCGGTGGATTTCAAGTTGAAAGGCTACAACCTTTCCCTGCGCAAACAAGAGGCACAGATGGTTGTTGTTGAGGTTCTGGGAGGTATACAATGA
- a CDS encoding peptidylprolyl isomerase, with product MKKAIIETGKGDIVLELFENDAPRTVANFEKLIKQGFYNGLDFHRVIPDFVIQGGCPKGDGTGGPGYTIKCEINPRKHTKGALSMAHAGKDTGGSQFFITHSPQSHLDGMHTVFGKVIEGMDVVYKIKPGDVMNRLRVVEE from the coding sequence ATGAAAAAAGCCATTATCGAGACAGGCAAGGGAGACATTGTCCTTGAATTATTTGAAAACGATGCACCCCGCACGGTTGCCAATTTTGAAAAACTTATCAAGCAGGGATTCTATAACGGCCTGGACTTTCACAGGGTTATTCCTGATTTTGTGATACAGGGAGGATGCCCCAAGGGTGATGGAACCGGTGGGCCGGGTTACACGATCAAATGCGAGATAAATCCACGAAAGCATACAAAGGGTGCCCTGTCAATGGCCCACGCAGGCAAGGATACCGGGGGCAGCCAGTTCTTCATCACCCATTCACCCCAATCCCACCTGGACGGTATGCACACTGTTTTTGGAAAGGTCATTGAAGGAATGGATGTTGTGTATAAAATCAAGCCAGGCGATGTAATGAACCGCCTGCGTGTAGTGGAAGAATGA
- a CDS encoding DUF166 domain-containing protein: MYHGGRTLADPQPIRISVLYSGEFGKKVLGNLINSDQFCTSCGEACDHCRQGRKSYSGFLTEIHELPADLPEFVEEPEEYLPADLKPCDLLLAMDLHPDLFASLPTVAKKAHAKALIAPVENPKLAPAGLVRQVAEKLQNEEVEYAFPKPFCSLEKTGQPVIDRFVEMGFGKPKVEIILDNEEITTARVIKDAPCGCTWFVARKLVYTEAADFKETVSSAHHAYPCTASMDNDPEIGDTILHKAGYIIRESVDSALDKAQKENANDR; the protein is encoded by the coding sequence ATATACCATGGAGGTCGTACCTTAGCAGATCCGCAACCAATTAGAATAAGTGTCCTGTACAGCGGGGAATTCGGGAAAAAGGTACTGGGCAATCTCATAAATTCCGATCAGTTCTGCACATCCTGCGGGGAAGCCTGCGATCACTGTCGACAGGGCCGCAAATCTTATTCCGGGTTCCTTACAGAAATCCATGAATTGCCCGCAGATCTGCCTGAATTTGTGGAAGAGCCGGAAGAATACCTGCCTGCTGACCTGAAACCCTGTGACCTGCTCCTTGCAATGGACCTGCATCCGGACCTATTTGCTTCCCTGCCAACAGTTGCAAAAAAAGCACATGCAAAAGCCTTAATTGCACCTGTTGAAAATCCCAAGCTTGCCCCGGCAGGCCTTGTCAGGCAAGTTGCAGAAAAACTTCAGAACGAGGAAGTAGAATATGCTTTCCCCAAGCCATTCTGCAGCCTTGAGAAAACAGGCCAACCTGTAATTGACAGATTTGTTGAAATGGGATTTGGGAAGCCCAAAGTCGAAATAATACTTGATAATGAAGAAATTACAACTGCACGGGTGATAAAGGATGCTCCCTGCGGATGCACATGGTTTGTTGCCCGTAAACTTGTCTATACCGAAGCTGCAGATTTCAAGGAAACGGTTTCCTCTGCCCATCATGCATATCCCTGTACTGCAAGCATGGATAATGACCCTGAAATAGGGGACACCATATTGCACAAAGCAGGTTATATTATCCGGGAAAGTGTGGACTCTGCACTGGATAAAGCACAAAAGGAGAATGCAAATGACAGATAA
- a CDS encoding TATA-box-binding protein yields MTDYNIKIENVVASTKLAEEFDLTKIEAEFEGAEYNKQKFPGLVYRVSNPKAAFLVFTSGKVVCTGAKNVDDVHTVIADMAKKLNGIGIDTLEKPDITVQNIVASADLKAVLNLNAIAIGLGLENIEYEPEQFPGLVYRIDEPKVVVLIFSSGKLVVTGGKSPENCEEGVEVVRQQLDNMGLL; encoded by the coding sequence ATGACAGATTATAACATTAAAATAGAAAATGTGGTAGCTTCCACCAAACTTGCCGAGGAATTCGACCTTACAAAGATCGAAGCTGAATTTGAAGGAGCAGAATATAACAAGCAGAAATTCCCCGGTCTCGTATACCGCGTATCAAACCCAAAAGCGGCGTTTCTTGTTTTCACTTCCGGGAAAGTGGTCTGTACAGGTGCCAAAAACGTAGATGATGTACACACCGTAATTGCGGATATGGCCAAAAAGCTCAACGGTATTGGCATAGATACCCTCGAAAAACCGGATATCACCGTACAGAACATTGTTGCATCCGCTGACCTCAAAGCTGTGCTCAACCTTAATGCAATCGCAATCGGACTTGGTCTTGAGAATATCGAATATGAACCCGAACAATTCCCCGGACTCGTTTACAGAATCGATGAGCCAAAGGTTGTCGTACTTATATTCAGTTCCGGAAAACTGGTGGTTACCGGTGGCAAATCCCCGGAAAACTGCGAAGAAGGGGTAGAAGTAGTAAGACAACAGCTGGACAATATGGGCCTCCTTTAA
- the aglJ gene encoding S-layer glycoprotein N-glycosyltransferase AglJ yields the protein MTEDYREDVCILIPTLNEGATIGQLIEDFNTEGFGNIFVIDGNSSDDTQEIATNMGANVVAQTGKGKGQAVQDALAMIDDPYVIMIDGDGTYLAKDVHSMLEPLETGRADHVIGNRFADFDPGAFTKLNLIGNKMLNKFFSVIYRKNLVDILSGYRGFTNQAIRELELHETGFEIESEIAVDSMKKEHRVEVVPIAYRPRPDEGDTKLNPLTDGFGIGSTIYKMAKFHNPMFYFGIIGAILTLCGILLGIYVVSEWMIGITHIPMTILTALLIISGIQMFIFGMLSDLVVSLHRETMRTLRRQQR from the coding sequence GTGACTGAAGATTACAGGGAAGATGTTTGCATCCTCATACCCACATTGAATGAGGGTGCCACCATCGGCCAGCTTATTGAAGATTTCAATACCGAAGGTTTCGGGAATATTTTTGTTATTGATGGCAATAGCTCTGATGATACACAGGAAATTGCCACAAATATGGGCGCAAATGTTGTTGCCCAGACAGGGAAAGGAAAAGGTCAGGCTGTCCAGGATGCCCTTGCGATGATAGATGACCCTTATGTCATTATGATCGACGGGGACGGAACCTATCTTGCTAAAGACGTTCATTCAATGCTTGAACCACTGGAAACAGGAAGGGCAGACCATGTCATTGGAAACCGGTTTGCAGATTTTGATCCGGGTGCTTTTACAAAACTGAACCTGATCGGCAACAAGATGCTTAACAAATTTTTTAGTGTCATTTACAGGAAAAATCTTGTGGACATCCTGTCTGGCTACAGGGGATTCACAAACCAGGCAATCCGGGAACTGGAACTCCATGAAACGGGTTTTGAGATCGAATCAGAGATTGCTGTTGACAGTATGAAAAAAGAGCACCGCGTAGAAGTCGTTCCAATAGCCTACAGGCCGCGTCCTGATGAAGGAGATACGAAACTCAACCCCCTGACTGATGGTTTTGGGATTGGCAGTACGATCTATAAGATGGCCAAATTTCACAATCCGATGTTCTATTTCGGAATAATCGGTGCTATACTTACTCTTTGTGGCATATTACTGGGAATCTATGTCGTAAGTGAATGGATGATCGGTATTACCCATATACCAATGACCATCCTGACAGCATTGCTAATTATTTCGGGAATCCAGATGTTCATATTCGGAATGTTAAGTGACCTTGTAGTATCCCTCCACAGGGAAACAATGCGTACCCTTCGCCGTCAACAAAGATGA
- a CDS encoding formylmethanofuran dehydrogenase, giving the protein MITIELSNPPDNLCDYTYNFFWNSDFNPDSLIPHQQGTEYTYREIVDHLKKEDTVQIVGDVAKRLAQGMGASISHLGGSGNTENAGNIIIDGNVAAEAGMGMVAGALYVKGSIGEPMGNIVEVESDMEGYRKFVSITELVCKGLQEKLLLNKLEGNNLLLNDAILRNTLAARCNCEASITVEGNAGNGSGLLMENGMLLIKGDTGMNTAAHLNGGTVYVEGKCEAFAGAYMKNGILLTEDAGSHVGADMKGGTIYSKKKANIDPPAKKGKIGREDIRTIRKLTDAGKFEILRYNKYEAGEEGKYVTIKMRDGSLVRRPVE; this is encoded by the coding sequence ATGATCACTATCGAACTATCAAATCCGCCGGACAACCTCTGTGACTATACTTACAACTTTTTCTGGAATAGTGATTTCAATCCGGACTCTCTCATCCCCCACCAGCAAGGCACGGAATATACCTACAGGGAAATAGTCGATCATCTCAAAAAAGAAGATACTGTACAGATTGTCGGTGATGTCGCAAAACGGCTTGCACAGGGAATGGGCGCCAGCATATCCCATCTTGGAGGCAGCGGGAATACAGAAAATGCCGGCAACATCATAATTGATGGTAACGTCGCCGCTGAAGCAGGGATGGGGATGGTAGCCGGCGCCTTATACGTAAAAGGAAGTATCGGGGAACCCATGGGAAATATAGTGGAAGTGGAATCCGATATGGAAGGTTATCGCAAATTCGTGTCAATAACTGAATTGGTGTGCAAGGGATTGCAGGAGAAACTTCTGCTAAACAAACTGGAAGGAAATAACCTGCTGCTCAATGACGCCATCCTGCGCAATACCCTGGCAGCCCGTTGCAACTGTGAAGCCAGCATAACAGTAGAAGGAAATGCGGGTAACGGAAGCGGATTGCTGATGGAAAATGGAATGTTGCTAATCAAAGGGGATACCGGCATGAATACTGCAGCCCATCTCAATGGCGGAACAGTTTACGTAGAGGGTAAATGTGAAGCCTTTGCCGGTGCATATATGAAAAACGGAATACTGCTGACAGAGGATGCAGGCAGCCATGTGGGGGCGGACATGAAAGGAGGGACCATATATTCAAAGAAAAAGGCCAATATTGACCCACCTGCAAAAAAAGGTAAAATCGGCCGCGAAGATATACGCACAATAAGGAAACTCACAGATGCCGGCAAATTCGAGATTTTACGTTACAATAAATACGAGGCCGGAGAAGAAGGCAAATATGTAACGATCAAGATGCGAGACGGATCCCTGGTCAGAAGGCCCGTGGAGTAA
- the thiC gene encoding phosphomethylpyrimidine synthase ThiC, which yields MSIVTDAKNGTITEEMKKVAEIEGVEPEFVRRGIAAGRIVIPVTPYRDIRVCGIGEGLTTKVNASIGASSDIVEEELEVEKAKAAQAAGADTLMELGTGGDFLGIRKKVCDAIDLSVGSVPLYQAFISAAKRDGSIVHMTEDDLWNATEEQAKLGTNFMAIHTGVNNIVLDRLKAHGRYGGLCSRGGAFMSSWMLHNEKENPLYADFDYLCEILKEHEVTLSTGNGMRAGAIHDATDRAQIQELIINSECAQRAHDEYDLQVIVEGPGHVPLDEVDMNVKLMKSMSDHKPFYMLGPLITDVAPGRDHIVTAIGASQSAAAGCDFLCYVTPAEHLALPNKEDVIEGVKTSKIAAHVGDMVKLNKRDQDLAMARARRELDWEKMYNLALDPELARDVRNSRAPEDTDACTMCGNFCALKIVNQNYDLAK from the coding sequence ATGTCAATCGTAACAGATGCCAAGAACGGAACTATTACCGAAGAGATGAAGAAGGTTGCAGAAATCGAAGGTGTTGAGCCTGAATTCGTACGCCGCGGAATTGCAGCTGGAAGAATCGTAATACCTGTTACCCCCTACAGGGACATCAGAGTGTGTGGTATTGGAGAAGGCCTTACTACAAAAGTGAACGCTTCCATCGGAGCATCTTCTGATATTGTCGAGGAAGAACTGGAGGTTGAAAAAGCAAAGGCAGCACAGGCAGCCGGTGCGGACACCCTTATGGAACTGGGTACAGGAGGAGATTTCCTCGGAATCAGGAAAAAGGTATGTGACGCAATCGATCTGTCCGTAGGTTCAGTACCACTCTACCAGGCCTTTATCTCAGCAGCCAAAAGGGACGGTTCCATCGTCCACATGACAGAAGACGACCTGTGGAATGCAACCGAGGAACAGGCAAAACTGGGTACCAACTTCATGGCAATCCACACCGGTGTTAACAATATCGTACTGGACAGGCTTAAAGCCCATGGCCGCTATGGCGGACTTTGCTCCCGTGGCGGTGCATTCATGAGCTCCTGGATGCTCCACAACGAAAAGGAAAATCCCCTTTACGCAGACTTCGACTACCTTTGTGAAATTCTCAAGGAACACGAAGTCACTCTTTCAACCGGTAATGGAATGCGTGCCGGTGCTATCCACGATGCAACCGACCGTGCACAGATCCAGGAACTGATCATCAACTCCGAATGTGCCCAGAGGGCCCACGACGAATATGACCTCCAGGTTATTGTAGAAGGCCCCGGCCACGTGCCACTGGACGAGGTTGATATGAATGTAAAACTCATGAAATCCATGAGTGACCACAAGCCATTCTACATGCTTGGCCCACTTATCACCGATGTTGCCCCGGGACGTGACCACATAGTCACCGCAATCGGTGCATCCCAGTCCGCAGCAGCTGGCTGTGACTTCCTGTGCTATGTAACCCCTGCAGAACATCTTGCCCTTCCAAACAAGGAAGATGTTATCGAAGGTGTCAAGACATCCAAGATCGCAGCTCACGTAGGTGATATGGTCAAACTCAACAAGCGCGACCAGGATCTGGCAATGGCAAGGGCACGCCGTGAACTTGACTGGGAGAAGATGTACAATCTGGCACTTGACCCGGAACTTGCACGTGATGTCAGGAATAGCCGTGCACCGGAAGACACAGATGCATGTACCATGTGCGGAAACTTCTGTGCCCTGAAGATCGTAAACCAGAACTACGATCTTGCAAAGTAA
- a CDS encoding ATP-binding protein, which yields MVNRMIVKIDEDKCNGCGKCVSPCAEGAIQIIDGKAKVVSEELCDGMGFCIGVCPQDAISIEERQTMDFNPQAVREMQETKEKDNEAGSINCFKCGKDENERYLMPLRHEKESIWVCTRCLPALIHG from the coding sequence ATGGTAAATCGGATGATAGTCAAAATAGACGAGGATAAGTGTAATGGTTGTGGCAAATGTGTCAGCCCATGTGCCGAGGGTGCCATACAGATAATAGATGGTAAGGCTAAAGTCGTATCTGAAGAGCTGTGCGATGGTATGGGGTTCTGTATCGGAGTCTGCCCACAGGATGCAATATCAATTGAAGAAAGGCAGACAATGGATTTCAATCCGCAGGCAGTCAGGGAAATGCAGGAGACAAAAGAAAAAGACAATGAAGCTGGGTCAATAAACTGCTTTAAGTGTGGTAAAGATGAAAACGAGAGATACCTGATGCCCCTGAGACATGAAAAAGAAAGCATCTGGGTCTGTACCCGCTGTCTGCCTGCACTCATACATGGTTAA
- a CDS encoding HIT family protein — MDCLFCRIIDGEVASHKVYEDEHAYAFLDIYPTSRGHTVVLPKKHIASFLEMNEEKTAELFTSVNRIAKKVIGVTGAPGVNIGINNGLVAGQTVPHVHVHIIPRYENDGGGSMHTIVDSNPDREELEQLAASIYSRF, encoded by the coding sequence ATGGATTGTTTATTCTGCAGAATCATAGACGGAGAAGTTGCCTCCCACAAAGTGTATGAAGATGAGCATGCCTATGCTTTTTTGGACATCTATCCGACATCCAGAGGACATACAGTCGTACTTCCAAAAAAACACATAGCAAGTTTCCTGGAAATGAATGAGGAAAAGACAGCAGAATTATTCACTTCTGTAAACAGGATCGCTAAAAAAGTAATTGGAGTTACTGGTGCGCCGGGAGTTAATATTGGGATCAACAATGGCTTGGTTGCCGGGCAGACTGTACCCCATGTCCATGTGCATATAATTCCTCGTTATGAAAATGATGGCGGGGGGTCAATGCATACCATCGTGGATTCCAACCCTGACAGGGAGGAACTCGAACAACTCGCAGCCAGTATATATTCCAGATTTTGA